The DNA sequence ACCGACCCATGGCATCGACACGGGCCACCACCGGGCACCATGGATCCGCTTCAAATAACGGATTCAGAACAGGATTTCCCAGACGGCGCGCCGGACTCGGCACCGCTGGCGCGTTTTCTGCAGGATCACGCACGCATCCGCATGCTTGCCGTTATGCATCGCGATGCATAACGAATCAGGAGGACGAATGATCCAGACCGCTCACTGGCAACTGAAGGGACAGGTCGGATTGACCACCGGCGATGCGGAAACCATCGACGACAAACGGATCGATCTGCTCGAACAGATCGACCGGACCGGCGCCATCGGTCAGGCGGCCAAGGCCGCCGGCATGAGCTACCGCGCTGCCTGGAACACCGTCGATACCCTGCGCAATCTGGCTGGAACGCCGCTGGTGACCACCCAAAGCGGCGGCCGTAACGGTGGCGGCACCCAACTCACACCGGCAGGCCGGCGTCTGGTCGATACCCATCGGCTGGTTCAGGAACATCAGCGCCGTTTTCTGATTCAGCTGCAAACGCGGCTGGATCATCCCGACACGCTCACGCTGATCAGGCGGCTCGCCATGAAAACCAGCGCCCGCAACCAATTCTTCGGCACCGTGACGCGCATCCAGACCGGCGCCGTGAACGCAGAGGTCGAAATCGCGCTCAACACGCACGATCATTTGGTCGCCATGATCACCATGGAAAGCCTGGCGGAGCTCAGACTGGCGCTCGGAAGCGAAGTCTGGGCACTGGTCAAGGCGCCGTCGGTGCTGATCACGGCGGATGATCCCGGGATCAAGCTTTCGGCCCGCAACCGGCTGTGTGGCACGGTGTCGCGCATCACGCTCGGCAGCGTCCATGCCGATGTGGTGATCGACCTGCCGGGCGGCGCCATCATTAGCGCCATCATCACACTCGACAGCCTGGATGGCCTCGCGCTCACCCCCGGCAGCAGGGCCTGCGCCGTATTCAAGGCTGGCAGCGTGATCCTGGGCGTCAACGCGTGACGGGTCTGTCCCCATCCAAACCATCGTCAAGGAGAATCCCAGGCGGCACTCTGCTATCGCCACGGCAATGGATCGGCGCCCGTCTGCACCTCGATTTTTGACCACGACCGCCAGCCCTGAAGGAGTTCCGTCATGCGCCAGTCCGTCCTGCGTCGCGCCGCGCTCGCCACGCTGTTGCTCCTGATCATGCCCGCCGCGCAGGCGGCCGAAGTGGTGGCAGCAGTGGCCGCGAATTTTGCCGCCGCCATGGCGCGAATCGAACCGGACTTCGAGCAGGCCAGCGGCCACCAGCTCACGGTCGTGCTCGGCTCGTCGGGCAAGTTTCTGCAGCAGATCCGGCAGGGCGCGCCATTCGATGTGCTGCTGTCGGCCGACGCCGAACGGCCCGCGCTGCTCGAGCAGTCCGGTCTCGGCGTGCCGGGCTCGCGCTTCACCTACGCCATCGGCCGCCTTGTACTGTGGAGCCCGCAGCCGGACGCCTTCACCGATGGCAAGGCCTATCTGAAAGCCGGCGCATTCCGGCATCTGGTCATCGCCAATCCGGTCGTCGCGCCCTACGGCGCCGCGGCGCAGCGCACCCTCGAACAGCTCGGTCTGTGGGCCAGCCTGCAGGACCGGATCGTCCGCGCCGAAGACATCGGCCAAGGCTACGCGATGGCTGGTAGCGGTGCGGCCGAGGCGGCGTTCGTGGCCTACTCAGCCGTGCTCGCCGGCCGCAAACCGGGTAGCCAATGGCTCGTGCCGCACCATCTCTATCCGCCTCTCGACCAAGACGCTATCCTGATCACCCGGGCCCGCGACAACCCAGCTGCCCTTGCGTTGCTCGATTACCTCAAAATGCCGGCGGCACGCGAAGTGATCGCGTCGCTGGGTTACGACCTGCCGGCGCACCGACCGGAGAAATCAGCCCCATGAGTCTCGACCTCGGCCCGGTCTGGCTCACACTGCGCCTCGCGGGCGTGACCGTCGTGCTGCTGCTCATCGTCGGCACGCCACTGGCCTGGTGGCTGGCGCACACCCGCACCCGCCTGAAACCGCTCATCGAGGCCGTCACCGCGCTGCCGCTGGTGCTGCCGCCTACCGTGCTGGGTTTTTACCTGCTGGTGCTGTTCGCGCCGGGTGGGGCGCTGGGCGCACCCTGGCTCAGGCTCACCGGCGAAACGCTCACCTTCTCCTTCAGCGGGTTGGTCTTCGCGTCCATGCTCTACTCGCTGCCCTTCGTGGTACAGCCCCTGCAGAGCGCCTTCGAGGCGGTCGGCCGCGGGCCGTTGGAGGCCGCGGCGGTGCTGGGCGCGCGGCCGCTCGATGCGTTTTTCACCGTGGCGAGCCCGCTCGCCGCGCGCGGGTATCTCACCGCCATCGTGCTCGGCTTTGCCCACACACTGGGCGAATTCGGCGTAGTGCTGATGGTGGGCGGCAACATCCCCGGCCGCACCCGGGTGATCTCGATTGCCATCTACGAGCAGGTGGAAACGCTCAACTTCGCCGCCGCCCACCTGCTGGCGGCTGGCATGCTGGTGTTCTCGTTCGCAGTGCTGGTGCTGGTGTACGCACTGAACCGCCGCTACCCGGTGCACACGGCATGAGGCTGGACATCGCACTGACCCTGCAACGCCCCGGCTTCACGCTGGAACTGGATCAGACGCTGGAGCTGACCGGTATCACTGCCGTCATGGGCGCCTCAGGCAGCGGCAAGAGCACCCTGCTGCGCGCACTGGCCGGTCTGGAGACGCCACAGCGGGCGCGCATCATGCTTGGCGCCGCGCGGCTGGCCGACAGCGCAGCCGGCATGAGTCTGCCGCCACACCGACGTGGCATCGGTTATGTGTTTCAAGACGCGCGGCTGTTCGGCCACCGCCGCGTGCTGGGTAACCTGCGCTACGCACAGGCGCGCGCCCGGCCCGCCAACGGCGGCACGCCGGCACCGGCGCTGGACGAGGTGATCGCCGCGCTGGATCTGAATCCACTGCTGGAGCGGCGCACGCAGGGCCTCTCGGGCGGCGAGCGCCAGCGCGTCGCCATTGCCCGCGCGCTGCTCGCCAACCCGCGCCTGCTGCTGCTGGACGAACCGCTGTCGGCACTGGACCTCAAGCGCAAGGCGGAACTGCTGCCCTACATCCGCGCCCTGCCGGGGCGCTTTCACATTCCGCTGATCTACGTCTCGCACGCGGTGGAGGAAGTGGCCCAGCTCGCCGATGAGGTACTCATCCTCACCAATGGGCGCGTGGTGGCCCGCGGCGAGGTACACACTGTGCTGGAGCGCCCGGAGGCCGAGGCCGTGTCCGGCCACTTCGAGGCCGGCGCCCTGCTGCACGCCCGGGTGCAGCGCCAGCTGCCCGAGTATGCGTTGACCGAACTCGATATCGCCGGCCAGCGCCTCACCCTGCCGCAGATCGACGCTCCGTCGGGCACACCGGTCCGCGTACGCGTTCGGGCGCGCGATGTGGCCATTGCACTCGCCCGCGTGGACGGCGTGAGTATCCGCAACCAGTTCCAGGCGCGTGTGCGCCACATCGACACCGATCCCGCCACTGCCTATGCGGAAGTGACGCTCAACCTCTCCGGCGCCGACCCGGCGGCCGTCCACTTGCGCGCCCGCATCACCCGCGAAGCGCTGAGCACGCTCGGCCTGAAGCCGGGCCAGCCCGTGTGGGCCCTGGTGAAAAGCGTGTCCTTCGACCGGCGGGAACTCGGAGGCCGGTAAACCGAACCGGCCGCACAGGCTGTCCCCGACTATCACCGCGGCCGGCCCCGCAGCCCGCGGCGTTGTGGCATCGCTGCGCGGGCGATGTCGCAAACGCGACACGACCCGGCCGCGCGCGGAATCACACGCGATCCGCCGCCGCCCCCTTCTCGCCCTAAAATCAATTTTTATTCAAACGCTTCTGGATAATTTCCGGCATGGATCGGTTGATCGGCATGCCGTTTGCAAAGTTGACGCACGTTATCAACCGGCAGCCACTTCCACGCGGACACATTCCCTGTTGCTCAGTTCGCAGTGGGCGGCCAGACGCCTTTCCCCAAGCGCGCCATTCAGCACAACGCAGCCCATCGACGGCGACACGGATCCTTCATTCCCCCACTCGAACCCAACCCAGGAATACCCCCATGAGCGTCTTCGCAGATTCCGCGCTGAGCAAACTTGAAGCCGAACAGCGCCTGTTCAACCCGGTGTTCAAGGGACCAACGGGCGTCGCTGGCCGGTATGGCTTTCGCGGTGAACTGGCGCTCAAATTCGCGCCCAAATTCGCCGACGAGGCGCGCCCGCCCGAGATTCTTGCCGAACAGGTGATGCTGGTCGCGGAGTCCGGCAAGCCGACCATCCCCTTTCTATGCTGCTACCTGCTCTCGTTCGAATATCTGCGGCCGCTGGTCGAGGCGCTGGGCGATGTCATCGACGAGCATGGGAAATATGTCCTGTTCTGCAACAACATCGACCTGTCCACGCGCTACACCGTGCCGTATGGCGGCGCGACGTTCTACGTCCTGCCCATTGACGAGGCCACCGCCTACAACGAATTGCTGGATTTGCTCTACATCGAACGCAATGACCTCAAGAAGCTGGACACCGGATCGCGCCTGGACCGCATCTACGAAACAGCCCGAAACTTTATCGAGACGTTTCCGGCGATTTCCTTCGAAGAAGGACTCAAGCGAATGGGCCCGGTGCGCAACCCCAACGAAAACCGGCCAGTCTGATGGACGGCGATCGAGGCGGCGCACGGCGAACAAGCGTCTGGGTGGCCTGAGCCGGCCGCATGGGACCGCTCGCGAGATAAACGTGCGGATGGGGCGTTGCCGGGGATCGAGACGGATCGGCGAGTTCGCCGCAGGCACCCGCCATTCGGGCGGTCCTGACGTGGACTAGGGCTGGACGTCGCTTCCGAGTACGCCCCAGGCGTGCGGCCGGGGATGCCAGTGTGCCGGAACAACCGGCCCCGGCCACCCGACCCCGGTGCGGCGCGCGTCCGCATTCTGCGAAATGCGGTAGGCTCGGGGAATGATGACGATTTATCTTGCCCCCACCGAGACCATCGATTTCGACGCGCCGAATGTCCGCGCCAAGGCGCGCGAGCTGGCCGCGAGCATCGCCGATGAACGAGCGCTGGTGGCGCGTTATTTCACATTCGTGCGCGATGCGATCAAACACAGTTGGGACCATCGTCTGAATCCCGTCACCTGCCGCGCATCCGACGTGCTGCGACACGGCACCGGCTACTGCTACGCCAAGAGCCATCTGCTCGCAGCCCTGCTGCGCGCCAGCGGCATTCCGGCGGGACTGTGCTACCAGCGCCTGGCCGTGGGCGATGCCGGTCCGCCCTATTGTCTGCATGGCCTGAACGCCGTCTACCTGCGCGATCTCGGCTGGTATCGCCTCGATGCCCGCGGCAACAAGCCCGGCATCGCCACCCGCTTCAGTCCACCGCACGAGGCGCTCGCCTATCCCGCAAGCGGTCCGGGCGAACAGGATTGCCCGCACATCTTCGCCGAGCCGTTGCCGGTCGTCACTGCAGCGCTCACGCAGTACGCCGATATCCATCTCATCGACGCCAATCTCCCCGATCTCGACCTGAGCGCTTTCGATGGCCCAATCAATCGATGAACACCACCGTGAACTGATGCACTACACGACCGTTAACGGGCTTGAAGGCAACGCCGAAATCGCTCTTGCGTTTGCCGCATCAACGCAATACGGCAAATATGCGCTCTCGATGCGCCCAAAACTGGATACGATATGGCACGAGGCCAACCGAGGAGCCCTATCGCCGCCATCGCCTCCGAAGCCCGGCTCTGGCAGATGGCCGATGCGCTTCGCGGCAACAAGGACCCCGCGAGTACACGAGCGTGACGCTCGGCCTCATCTTCGAGAAGCCAGCTGATGGCGCGCAGTATCGAGCCGTATGACCCAGATCACGACGGCATCCTTGAGATCGAAGAAGTCCATCCCAATTTCGTCGAGGTCTACTTCGTGCCGCCGGAGCACAGGCTGGTGGAGGCCGGGCTCGACCCGAAGAAAGCGAATAGCTACCGGACCAAGCTGCTGGATATCAACGGTCAGCACAATTTCCTGACGATCTATCCGATCAGCACATTCGGAAACCGGCCGGATTTCCTGAAGCCGAAATATGGCCGGATCGAGCGGATCACGCTCGATGACCCGAACATCATCTTTGGGTTCGACATGGCCGTACCTCCGACACCGGCGGAGGTGCGCGATGTCCTGGAGAATCTGCCCTCCACGTTCACCAAGGACTACGCCTACGGGCTTGGCCTCGCGAAACCCTACCGATTCATCATCAATGCGGTGGAAGCGCTATCGGACTGCACCGAAATAGTTATTACGGGCAAACACGCCACGGGTCCCGCCCCGGATGGCCATGGAATCTTCTACATCGCCACGCAGAACTTCGAGCAGGCGCGCCTCGAACTGAACAAGATTGATCGCCACACGGACTCTGCCCGTCGTGCCGTGAAATGGACTGCTGCCCACAACATTCTGGCGGAACGGCTCGGGGTGCCGATGCTGGACCCAAAAGCCGGTCGGCACCCCTATCGCAAGCTGTTCACCACTGTGGCAGAGGGCAAGCAGGATCTGTCCGAGGAGGATCAGAACGCTGTCATCGGCGCCCTGACCCGCCATGCCGCCGACATCGCCGATCATCAACCGGAGAAGCTGGCGAAGCTGCGCGGCGACATCGAACTAGTGACACTTGAAGCCCTGATCATCCGATACGAAAGGATGCTTGGCGAGAACCAGGTCGAAGCATGCTGGCAGGAGTTCTTCAACGAAAACCCCTTCATCCTGAACATGGCCTTCGGCTATCCCGTGATCAAGGTGCGGAACCAGGCATCGGTCGGTGGACGCAAGCTGTCAGGCGACGGAGAGAAGATCACTGATTTTCTGGTGAAGAACAGCCTGACCAACAACACGGCGATCTTCGAGATCAAGACGCCGCAGACGTCGATGCTCAACAGGACACCATTTCGCGATGGCGTTTACACGCCGGCGGCCGAGCTGTCGGGTTCGATCAATCAGGCACTCGATCAGAAGTACCAGTTTCAAAAGCAGATTGCCCAGATCAAGGACAACACTCGGCTTTACGACATCGAGTCCTACGCCGTGCATTGCTGCCTGGTGATTGGCAGGACGCCCGAGGGCGATGACCAGAAGAAGTCTTTCGAGCTGTTCCGGCGCAATTCCAAGGACGTCGAGATCGTGACCTTCGACGAGCTTCTGGAAAAACTCAAACAGCTCAGTGCCTTCCTGCGCGCGGCCGAAGAACAGACGAGCTAACCGAATAGAGGCTGCTGACCACACCGTGCAACCTTATCCCCTTGGGCACCATCAGCTAATGGTGGAAAAGCCCTCCCAGACTGATACGGCGCTCGAGGAAATTCACGCTCAGGGCAGCAACGGATCGATATCAGCAGGATCCTCCTGATCGGATCGACTGGTTGCACAACATCCAGCCGTCTAGTCACAGCGGTGTTAGACCGGCTGTTAGTTGCGCGCAAAGGGGTATCGACGCGGATTAACAGCGCCTCCATCCACAGGATGCGCGAACCGCGCTCAGAACCCGACCGGGGCGTGCTCGCGCGTGGCGTCGAAGCGTACCTTGGGCCATTTTTCCATGGCGAGCTGCAAATTGACGCGCGAGGGCGCGAGATAGACCAGCGCGCCGCCGTGGTCGATGGCGAGATTGTCCGCGGCGCGATGGCGGAAGTCCTCGAGCATGCGGGCGTCTTCGCAGATGACCCAGCGCGCCGTGGCCACCGAGACGCCGTCGAAGCGGCATTCCACGCCGTACTCGGCCTTGAGCCGGTGCGCGACTACGTCGAATTGCAGCGGGCCAACGGCGCCGAGAATGAGGTCGTTGTTGGTGAGTGGGCGGAAGAACTGCGTCGCGCCCTCTTCGCATAGCTGGGTCAGCCCCTTCTGCAATGCCTTGAGACGCAGGGGATCGCGCAGCACGGCGCGGCGGAACAGCTCGGGCGCGAAGTGCGGGATGCCGGTGAAGGTGAGGATCTCGCCTTCGGTGAAGGTATCGCCAATGGCGATGGTGCCATGGTTGTGCAGGCCCAGAATGTCGCCGGGATAGGCCTCCTCGGCCCGTTCGCGTTCGCTGGCCATGAAGGTCAGCGCATCGGCGATGCGGATATCGCGTCCGAGACGGACATGGCGCAGCTTCATGCCCTTGCTGAACCGTCCCGAGCACACGCGGAAGAAGGCGATGCGGTCGCGGTGGGCCGGGTCCATGTTGGCCTGCACCTTGAAGACAAAGCCGGTCAGCGCGGTCTCCTCAGGCTGCACACTGCGCTGCTCGGTCTCACGCGGCCGCGGCGGCGGCGCCCAGCTCACGAAATCGTCGAGCAGCTCGCGCACGCCGAAGTTGTTGACCGCGGAACCGAAGTACACCGGCGTCTGGCGCCCGGCGAGATAGGCCGCCCGGTCGAACGCGGGACTGGCGCCGCGCACCAGCTCGATTTCCTCGCGGTAGGCCGCCGCATCGGCCCCGAACCGCTCGGTGAAGGCATCGCTGTCCAGTCCCTCGATCACGTCACTCTCGTGAGCGCGGCCATCCTTCACCGGGGCGTAGAGGTAAACCCGGTCCTGCAGCAGGTGATAGATGCCGCGCAGGCCGCGCCCCATGCCGATCGGCCAGGTCACCGGCGCGCACTGGATGCCCAGCACCTTTTCCACCTCGTCCATGAGCTCCATGGGATCGCGGCCTTCGCGGTCGAGCTTGTTGATGAAGGTGAAAATGGGCGTATCGCGCAGCCGGCAGACTTCCATCAGCTTGATGGTGCGCTCTTCCACACCCTTGGCGCAGTCGATCACCATCAGCGCCGAGTCGACCGCGGTCAGCGTGCGGTAGGTGTCCTCGGAGAAATCCTCGTGCCCGGGGGTATCGAGCAGGTTGACGATGCTGTCGCGGTAGGGAAACTGCATCACCGAGCTGGTCACGGAGATACCGCGCTGCTTTTCCAGCTCCATCCAGTCGGAAGTCGCATGCCGGCCGGCCTTGCGGCCCTTGACAGCGCCCGCGAACTGAATGGCGCCGCCGAACAGCAAGAGTTTTTCGGTGAGCGTGGTCTTGCCCGCGTCGGGGTGGGAAATGATGGCAAACGTGCGCCGCCGCGCCGCCTCTTGGGCGATCTGGGACATGCTGACTCCGGTCGGTCCTGAACTGCGCACAGCCGGTGGGCCGCGCAAAGGGAGGAATTGTACCGGATGCGAGCGGCGGCCCGCAGGGGCGGAGCCGCCGGTTCCGCAGATCGACTTCAGAACAGCTGACCGGATGAATGCGCGCGGTCGAACAAGCCGAGTAACGCCGGCGCGATCGCGCAGTTCAGGCGACCAGCGGGCCCATCAGTGTCCCAACATCCACGGACGTTTACCGCGATGATCGGCATGTCCACAGCCCGGCCCGTGCGCGTGGCCGGTTGCCGGCGGCGGCACACGGCGCAGACTAAGCGGTTCATGGGCGCTGCGCTCGTTGCGAGTATGCGCCTGGTAGCTTCCAGAAGAGATCTGACGCAAGGCAGGCCGCGACAGCATGCGCGCGGATGCCGCTGCGCATTGCGGGCAGTCTATGGGGGCATTGCGTTCGCTCATGGATCGCAGTTCGGTGAACGGGCCACACGTGGCGCACTGGTATTCATACAAGGGCATACAGGCTCTCCAGAACGGATTGTCGACCGGGATGAATCGGTAATACTTCAGCCGGCCATGGCCAGATCGGCCCCGCCGCTGACCATGATCTCCGGTCCCGATGCGTTGGGCATGATGTCGAAGTCGAAAATCTCGGCTGGAATCCACAACGTGGCACAGGCATTGGGAATGTCGACGATGCCGCTGATGTGCCCCTCAACCGGAGCGGTCCCCAAGATGGCATAGGCTTGTTCACCGGTATATCCGAACTTCTTCAGATACGCGATGGCATTGAGACAAGCCTGACGATAGGCGACGTGCGCGTCGAGATAGTATTGCTCGCCCGCCTCGTCCACAGAAATTCCTTCAAATATCAGATAGTTGGAGTAACGCGGCTCAAGCGGACTGGGTTTGAAGATGGGGTTCTTGATGCCGTATTTTTCCATCCCACCCTTGATGACCTCGACATGCAGATCAATCCAGCCGGCCATTTCGATCGCGCCGCAGAAGGTGATTTCGCCATCGCCCTGGGAAAAATGGATGTCGCCCATCGACAGGCCAGCGTTTTTCACATAAACGGGAAAGTACACCTTGGCCCCGCGGGAGAGGTTCTTGATGTCGCAGTTGCCGCCGTGTTCCCGTGGCGGTACCGTGCGTGCGCCCTCCTGGGCAGCGGCCTGCGCCGCACTACCCGTGAGTCTCCCCATCACCGCCGAAGCAGGGTTGGGCGGCAGGGCAAGTTCCGGAACGCGATTCGGATCGGTCGCGATCAGCGCCTGTTCCCGCGCGTTCCACATCTTCAGCAGGTCGGCAGATGGCAGGCAACCGATCAGCCCCGGATGCATGAGGCCGGCGAAACGCACCCCCGGGATATGCCGCGACTGGGCGTAGATGCCCTCGAAGTTCCAGCAGGCTTTGCGAGCGTCCGGGTAATGATCGGTGAGAAACCCGCCGCCGTTGCTTTTGGCGAACAGGCCGGTAAAACCCCAGTCCGACTCCGCCAAGGTGCCGATGTCGAGAATGTCGACGACGAGCAGATCACCCGGTTCTGCACCTTCCACACCGATAGGGCCACTGAGGTAATGCACCTGGGTCAGATCGACGTCGCGGATGTCGTTGGCCGAGTCGCTGTCGAGAATCTGGCCGCCAGTCCAGTCGAGGCACTGCACGCGGAAGCTGGAGCCTGGCTTGACCATCTCCACCATCGGCAAATCGGGGTGCCAGCGGTTATGAATGACGCCACCCTGTTCGGCCGCCGGCTTGGACACATCGACCTCGATCAACGTCTGCAACATATCGTTTTCCCCTGCATGAAGGTCCCGGACACGCATCGCGGGCTCGCCTGGCATCCCGGAGCGGATGGCGAGCACCGACGGGAGCTCTCAGGCAAAGTCCAGGCCAATGCGATACGCCGGTATTTCTTGTTTATTTCAAGGGATTTAGATCAAGGGCCTGCCAAACGTGCCCCCCGCCTGCCGGAAATGCGGCCAGATTGTTCGACATTGTTCAAATTTGAAAATCGGGCCGCCCCAGGCTGCCTTGCGGCCCGCACCTGATCGGTGCAGTCCTCGTACATACTGGTAGCAAATTCAATGCGTTGTAAACGGCGCGCTCCTTGCTTTTTGCTATCCACATGCGCCAACGGAGATTTCGATGAGTCATCAGGCCAGCACGCTCTATCCGACGCTCTCTTCTGTGCCCGATTCAGCACTTCGCTCGAACAGCGATCTCCAGTTGATCCTGGAAATGGCCAAGTTGCAGGAGCGCCGGCTCGACCCGGATAGCATCATCGTCGCCATGTTGCGATTGCTTGCGCAGATGCGCGGTCTGAATGGCGGCCGCGTGAGCGTCCCCGATCCCAGTGGCGTGTATCTCGAAGTTCGTCACAGCTACGGCCTCGACGCGCACCATATGACCTCCGGTGGCTACACCGTTCCCCTCAATCAAGGCGTCACGGGATATGTCATGCGCACCGGCACCATTGGTCTGGTCGCCGACATTCAGAGCGAACCGATCTACTTGACACGCATCACCTCCTGGGACGAACGCTACCTCGGCCCCATCGCCTTTCTGGCGGTTCCGATTTTGGCAGAGGGTCGGCCGATCGCGGTGCTGGCTGCCCAGAAGGATGGCGCCCATCGCCACCGCTTCGACGATGATCTGATGCTGATGCGCATCGCCGCAGCGATGATCGGTCAGATCATGCGCATCGAGCGATTCGTCAGTCAGCGTACGGCTGACCTGGTCACCGAAAATCAGCAGTTGTGGCGGTCCATCCGGCAAAACGGCCTCGCTCACGGGATCATCGGCGAAAGCACGGTGTTGCTCGAAGCGCTGAAACAGGCCGGGCAAGTCGCGCGCAGCGAAGCGCCGGTGATCCTGCTCGGCGAGTCAGGCACCGGTAAGGAAAAGTTTGCGCGGCTCATTCATCAACAGAGCGATCGGCGCGAACGCCCCTTTATCTGCATCAACTGCGCCGCCATCCCCGCTGCTTTGCTGGAATCGGAA is a window from the Candidatus Macondimonas diazotrophica genome containing:
- a CDS encoding Shedu immune nuclease family protein, translated to MARSIEPYDPDHDGILEIEEVHPNFVEVYFVPPEHRLVEAGLDPKKANSYRTKLLDINGQHNFLTIYPISTFGNRPDFLKPKYGRIERITLDDPNIIFGFDMAVPPTPAEVRDVLENLPSTFTKDYAYGLGLAKPYRFIINAVEALSDCTEIVITGKHATGPAPDGHGIFYIATQNFEQARLELNKIDRHTDSARRAVKWTAAHNILAERLGVPMLDPKAGRHPYRKLFTTVAEGKQDLSEEDQNAVIGALTRHAADIADHQPEKLAKLRGDIELVTLEALIIRYERMLGENQVEACWQEFFNENPFILNMAFGYPVIKVRNQASVGGRKLSGDGEKITDFLVKNSLTNNTAIFEIKTPQTSMLNRTPFRDGVYTPAAELSGSINQALDQKYQFQKQIAQIKDNTRLYDIESYAVHCCLVIGRTPEGDDQKKSFELFRRNSKDVEIVTFDELLEKLKQLSAFLRAAEEQTS
- a CDS encoding transglutaminase-like domain-containing protein, which produces MMTIYLAPTETIDFDAPNVRAKARELAASIADERALVARYFTFVRDAIKHSWDHRLNPVTCRASDVLRHGTGYCYAKSHLLAALLRASGIPAGLCYQRLAVGDAGPPYCLHGLNAVYLRDLGWYRLDARGNKPGIATRFSPPHEALAYPASGPGEQDCPHIFAEPLPVVTAALTQYADIHLIDANLPDLDLSAFDGPINR
- a CDS encoding FmdB family zinc ribbon protein; its protein translation is MPLYEYQCATCGPFTELRSMSERNAPIDCPQCAAASARMLSRPALRQISSGSYQAHTRNERSAHEPLSLRRVPPPATGHAHGPGCGHADHRGKRPWMLGH
- the modB gene encoding molybdate ABC transporter permease subunit, translated to MSLDLGPVWLTLRLAGVTVVLLLIVGTPLAWWLAHTRTRLKPLIEAVTALPLVLPPTVLGFYLLVLFAPGGALGAPWLRLTGETLTFSFSGLVFASMLYSLPFVVQPLQSAFEAVGRGPLEAAAVLGARPLDAFFTVASPLAARGYLTAIVLGFAHTLGEFGVVLMVGGNIPGRTRVISIAIYEQVETLNFAAAHLLAAGMLVFSFAVLVLVYALNRRYPVHTA
- the modA gene encoding molybdate ABC transporter substrate-binding protein, which encodes MRQSVLRRAALATLLLLIMPAAQAAEVVAAVAANFAAAMARIEPDFEQASGHQLTVVLGSSGKFLQQIRQGAPFDVLLSADAERPALLEQSGLGVPGSRFTYAIGRLVLWSPQPDAFTDGKAYLKAGAFRHLVIANPVVAPYGAAAQRTLEQLGLWASLQDRIVRAEDIGQGYAMAGSGAAEAAFVAYSAVLAGRKPGSQWLVPHHLYPPLDQDAILITRARDNPAALALLDYLKMPAAREVIASLGYDLPAHRPEKSAP
- a CDS encoding TOBE domain-containing protein, encoding MIQTAHWQLKGQVGLTTGDAETIDDKRIDLLEQIDRTGAIGQAAKAAGMSYRAAWNTVDTLRNLAGTPLVTTQSGGRNGGGTQLTPAGRRLVDTHRLVQEHQRRFLIQLQTRLDHPDTLTLIRRLAMKTSARNQFFGTVTRIQTGAVNAEVEIALNTHDHLVAMITMESLAELRLALGSEVWALVKAPSVLITADDPGIKLSARNRLCGTVSRITLGSVHADVVIDLPGGAIISAIITLDSLDGLALTPGSRACAVFKAGSVILGVNA
- a CDS encoding peptide chain release factor 3, whose protein sequence is MSQIAQEAARRRTFAIISHPDAGKTTLTEKLLLFGGAIQFAGAVKGRKAGRHATSDWMELEKQRGISVTSSVMQFPYRDSIVNLLDTPGHEDFSEDTYRTLTAVDSALMVIDCAKGVEERTIKLMEVCRLRDTPIFTFINKLDREGRDPMELMDEVEKVLGIQCAPVTWPIGMGRGLRGIYHLLQDRVYLYAPVKDGRAHESDVIEGLDSDAFTERFGADAAAYREEIELVRGASPAFDRAAYLAGRQTPVYFGSAVNNFGVRELLDDFVSWAPPPRPRETEQRSVQPEETALTGFVFKVQANMDPAHRDRIAFFRVCSGRFSKGMKLRHVRLGRDIRIADALTFMASERERAEEAYPGDILGLHNHGTIAIGDTFTEGEILTFTGIPHFAPELFRRAVLRDPLRLKALQKGLTQLCEEGATQFFRPLTNNDLILGAVGPLQFDVVAHRLKAEYGVECRFDGVSVATARWVICEDARMLEDFRHRAADNLAIDHGGALVYLAPSRVNLQLAMEKWPKVRFDATREHAPVGF
- the modC gene encoding molybdenum ABC transporter ATP-binding protein, which encodes MRLDIALTLQRPGFTLELDQTLELTGITAVMGASGSGKSTLLRALAGLETPQRARIMLGAARLADSAAGMSLPPHRRGIGYVFQDARLFGHRRVLGNLRYAQARARPANGGTPAPALDEVIAALDLNPLLERRTQGLSGGERQRVAIARALLANPRLLLLDEPLSALDLKRKAELLPYIRALPGRFHIPLIYVSHAVEEVAQLADEVLILTNGRVVARGEVHTVLERPEAEAVSGHFEAGALLHARVQRQLPEYALTELDIAGQRLTLPQIDAPSGTPVRVRVRARDVAIALARVDGVSIRNQFQARVRHIDTDPATAYAEVTLNLSGADPAAVHLRARITREALSTLGLKPGQPVWALVKSVSFDRRELGGR
- the fmdA gene encoding formamidase — encoded protein: MLQTLIEVDVSKPAAEQGGVIHNRWHPDLPMVEMVKPGSSFRVQCLDWTGGQILDSDSANDIRDVDLTQVHYLSGPIGVEGAEPGDLLVVDILDIGTLAESDWGFTGLFAKSNGGGFLTDHYPDARKACWNFEGIYAQSRHIPGVRFAGLMHPGLIGCLPSADLLKMWNAREQALIATDPNRVPELALPPNPASAVMGRLTGSAAQAAAQEGARTVPPREHGGNCDIKNLSRGAKVYFPVYVKNAGLSMGDIHFSQGDGEITFCGAIEMAGWIDLHVEVIKGGMEKYGIKNPIFKPSPLEPRYSNYLIFEGISVDEAGEQYYLDAHVAYRQACLNAIAYLKKFGYTGEQAYAILGTAPVEGHISGIVDIPNACATLWIPAEIFDFDIMPNASGPEIMVSGGADLAMAG